Proteins co-encoded in one Diaminobutyricimonas sp. LJ205 genomic window:
- the rplC gene encoding 50S ribosomal protein L3 codes for MSTTKTTKGLLGTKLGMTQVWDENNKLVPVTVVQINPNVVTQLRSADVDGYSAVQIAAGQIDPRKVNKPAAGHFDKAGVTPRRHLTEVRTADAAEYTLGQELTVDIFEAGQLVDVVGTSKGKGFAGVMKRHNFKGVSASHGAHRNHRKPGSIGASSTPSRVFKGMRMAGRMGGERVTVLNLKVHSVDAEKGLLLVKGAVPGSRGRLVFVRNAVKGA; via the coding sequence ATGTCTACGACAAAGACAACAAAGGGCCTGCTGGGTACGAAGCTCGGTATGACCCAGGTGTGGGACGAGAACAACAAGCTCGTTCCCGTGACCGTCGTTCAGATCAACCCGAACGTCGTCACCCAGCTCCGGTCCGCGGATGTCGACGGCTACAGCGCCGTTCAGATCGCTGCCGGCCAGATCGACCCGCGCAAGGTGAACAAGCCTGCTGCCGGCCACTTCGACAAGGCCGGCGTCACGCCGCGCCGTCACCTCACCGAGGTTCGTACCGCGGATGCCGCTGAGTACACCCTCGGCCAGGAGCTGACTGTCGACATCTTCGAGGCCGGCCAGCTGGTCGACGTCGTCGGCACCAGCAAGGGCAAGGGCTTCGCCGGTGTCATGAAGCGTCACAACTTCAAGGGTGTCAGCGCCTCCCACGGTGCGCACCGCAACCACCGCAAGCCGGGCTCCATCGGCGCCTCGTCGACCCCCAGCCGTGTCTTCAAGGGCATGCGCATGGCCGGTCGCATGGGTGGCGAGCGCGTCACCGTGCTGAACCTCAAGGTGCACTCGGTTGACGCCGAGAAGGGCCTGCTGCTGGTCAAGGGTGCCGTTCCCGGTTCCCGCGGCCGCCTCGTATTCGTCCGCAACGCCGTGAAGGGAGCGTAG
- the rplD gene encoding 50S ribosomal protein L4, protein MATSIDVIDAKGKKAGSVELPAELFDVATNVPLIHQVVTAQLAAARQGTHKTKGRGEVSGAGRKPFKQKGTGRARQGSIRAPQMTGGGIVHGPVPRDYAQRTPKKMIAAALLGALSDRARGGRLHVVDSFVADDAPSTKTVIELLSGIASSKHVLIVLERGDDVALKSVRNIPTVHVLPADQLNAYDVLVSDDIVFTKAAFEAFVSAKTKKEEVSA, encoded by the coding sequence ATGGCTACCTCGATCGACGTCATCGACGCCAAGGGCAAGAAGGCCGGCTCTGTTGAGCTGCCCGCCGAGCTCTTCGACGTCGCGACCAACGTTCCGCTCATCCACCAGGTTGTGACCGCTCAGCTCGCTGCGGCGCGCCAGGGCACTCACAAGACCAAGGGTCGTGGTGAGGTTTCCGGTGCGGGCCGCAAGCCGTTCAAGCAGAAGGGAACCGGTCGCGCTCGTCAGGGCTCGATCCGCGCCCCTCAGATGACCGGTGGTGGAATCGTGCACGGGCCGGTGCCGCGTGACTACGCGCAGCGCACCCCCAAGAAGATGATCGCTGCTGCCCTCCTCGGTGCACTGTCCGACCGCGCTCGTGGCGGCCGTCTGCACGTGGTGGACTCCTTCGTCGCGGATGACGCACCCTCGACCAAGACGGTCATCGAACTGCTTTCGGGCATCGCCAGCTCCAAGCACGTGCTGATCGTGCTCGAGCGCGGTGACGATGTGGCGCTGAAGAGCGTTCGCAACATCCCGACCGTTCACGTTCTGCCCGCAGACCAGCTGAACGCCTACGACGTGCTCGTGAGCGACGACATCGTCTTCACCAAGGCCGCCTTCGAGGCGTTCGTCTCGGCGAAGACCAAGAAGGAAGAGGTCAGCGCATAA
- the rpsC gene encoding 30S ribosomal protein S3, giving the protein MGQKVNPYGFRLGITTDHVSRWFSDSTKRGQRYSDYVNEDVKIRTLLKTQLDRAGVAKIEIERTRDRVRVDIHTARPGIVIGRRGAEAERIRADLEKLSGKQIQLNILEVKNPEAEAQLVAQGIAEQLSARVAFRRAMRKGLQGAQRAGAKGVRIQVSGRLGGAEMSRSEFYREGRVPLHTLRANIDYGFYEARTTFGRIGVKVWIYKGDITNKELAREQATQKSSRPERRDGDRRRAPRAEQPATAGVEA; this is encoded by the coding sequence ATGGGTCAGAAAGTAAACCCGTATGGCTTCCGTCTGGGCATCACCACCGACCACGTGTCGCGGTGGTTCTCCGACAGCACGAAGCGTGGTCAGCGCTACAGCGACTACGTGAACGAGGATGTCAAGATCCGCACCCTGCTGAAGACTCAGCTGGACCGTGCTGGTGTTGCCAAGATCGAGATCGAGCGCACCCGTGACCGCGTCCGCGTGGACATCCACACGGCTCGCCCCGGCATCGTCATCGGCCGCCGCGGCGCCGAGGCCGAGCGCATCCGCGCCGACCTCGAGAAGCTCAGCGGCAAGCAGATCCAGCTGAACATCCTCGAGGTCAAGAACCCCGAGGCCGAGGCTCAGCTGGTCGCGCAGGGTATCGCCGAGCAGCTCTCCGCTCGCGTGGCTTTCCGCCGCGCGATGCGCAAGGGCCTGCAGGGCGCCCAGCGCGCCGGCGCCAAGGGTGTCCGCATCCAGGTGTCCGGTCGTCTCGGTGGTGCTGAAATGAGCCGCTCCGAGTTCTACCGTGAGGGTCGCGTTCCGCTGCACACGCTGCGCGCGAACATCGACTACGGCTTCTACGAGGCCCGCACCACCTTCGGCCGCATCGGCGTCAAGGTGTGGATCTACAAGGGTGACATCACCAACAAGGAACTCGCTCGCGAGCAGGCGACCCAGAAGTCGTCCCGCCCGGAGCGCCGTGACGGCGACCGCCGCCGCGCCCCGCGCGCCGAGCAGCCCGCCACCGCAGGAGTTGAGGCGTAA
- the rplB gene encoding 50S ribosomal protein L2 gives MAIRKYKPTTPGRRGSSVADFAEITRSTPEKSLLKPLPKSGGRNNQGRITTRHIGGGHKRQYRVIDFRRNDKDGVNAKVAHIEYDPNRTARIALLHFVDGTKRYILAPNKLNQGDIIESGAAADIKPGNNLPLKNIPVGTVIHAIELKPGGGAKIARSAGASVRLVAKDGPYAQLRMPSGEIRNVDARCRATIGEVGNAEQSNINWGKAGRMRWKGVRPTVRGVAMNPVDHPHGGGEGKTSGGRHPVSPWGQKEGRTRKPNLESDKLIVRRRTVGKKRK, from the coding sequence ATGGCTATTCGCAAGTACAAGCCCACGACCCCCGGTCGTCGCGGTTCGTCGGTCGCCGACTTCGCTGAGATCACCCGGTCGACGCCCGAGAAGTCGCTGCTGAAGCCGCTGCCGAAGTCCGGTGGCCGCAACAACCAGGGACGCATCACGACCCGTCACATCGGTGGTGGCCACAAGCGCCAGTACCGCGTCATCGACTTCCGTCGCAATGACAAGGACGGCGTGAACGCCAAGGTTGCTCACATCGAGTACGACCCCAACCGCACCGCACGCATCGCGCTGCTGCACTTCGTGGACGGGACCAAGCGTTACATCCTGGCCCCGAACAAGCTGAACCAGGGCGACATCATCGAGTCGGGTGCCGCCGCGGACATCAAGCCCGGCAACAACCTGCCGCTGAAGAACATCCCGGTCGGTACCGTGATCCACGCGATCGAGCTGAAGCCCGGTGGCGGCGCGAAGATCGCCCGTTCGGCCGGCGCATCCGTTCGTCTCGTTGCCAAGGATGGCCCCTACGCCCAGCTGCGTATGCCCTCCGGCGAGATCCGCAACGTTGACGCGCGCTGCCGCGCGACGATCGGCGAGGTCGGCAACGCCGAGCAGTCGAACATCAACTGGGGCAAGGCCGGCCGTATGCGCTGGAAGGGCGTCCGCCCGACCGTGCGTGGTGTCGCCATGAACCCGGTCGACCACCCGCACGGTGGTGGTGAGGGCAAGACCTCCGGTGGTCGCCACCCGGTCAGCCCGTGGGGCCAGAAGGAAGGCCGCACTCGCAAGCCCAACCTCGAGAGCGACAAACTCATCGTGCGTCGTCGCACCGTCGGCAAGAAGCGTAAGTAG
- the rplW gene encoding 50S ribosomal protein L23 has translation MTAALNKDPRDIIVSPVVSEKSYGLIDEGKYTFVVDPRANKTEIKLAIEKIFNVKVASVNTLNRNGKTRRTRFGTGKRKDTKRAIVTLKSGSIDIFTAVG, from the coding sequence ATGACCGCCGCCCTGAACAAGGACCCGCGCGACATCATCGTCTCGCCGGTCGTGAGCGAGAAGAGCTACGGCCTCATCGATGAAGGCAAGTACACCTTCGTCGTCGACCCCCGCGCGAACAAGACCGAGATCAAGCTCGCTATCGAGAAGATCTTCAACGTCAAGGTCGCGTCGGTGAACACCCTGAACCGTAACGGCAAGACTCGTCGCACCCGCTTCGGCACCGGCAAGCGCAAGGACACCAAGCGCGCCATCGTGACGCTCAAGTCCGGTTCGATCGACATCTTTACGGCTGTCGGATAA
- the rplV gene encoding 50S ribosomal protein L22, which produces MVESIARVRHIRVTPMKARRVVNMIRGKQATEALAILKFAPQGASEPVYKLVASAIANARVKADASNTYLDEQDLYVSKAFVDEGTTLKRFQPRAQGRAFQIKKRTSHITVVLATPEEGTK; this is translated from the coding sequence ATGGTGGAGTCGATCGCACGCGTGCGTCACATCCGCGTGACCCCTATGAAGGCTCGTCGTGTCGTCAACATGATCCGCGGCAAGCAGGCCACTGAAGCACTGGCCATCCTGAAGTTCGCCCCGCAGGGTGCGAGCGAGCCGGTGTACAAGCTCGTTGCTTCCGCTATCGCCAACGCGCGAGTCAAGGCGGATGCGTCGAACACTTACCTGGACGAGCAGGACCTGTACGTGTCGAAGGCTTTCGTCGATGAGGGCACCACCCTCAAGCGATTCCAGCCTCGCGCTCAGGGACGCGCCTTCCAAATCAAAAAGCGCACCAGCCACATCACTGTTGTGCTCGCCACTCCTGAGGAGGGTACGAAGTAA
- the rplP gene encoding 50S ribosomal protein L16: MLIPRRVKHRKQHHPGRSGQATGGTKVSFGEYGIQALTPAYVTNRQIESARIAMTRHIKRGGKVWINIYPDRPLTKKPAETRMGSGKGSPEWWVANVKPGRVLFEVAGVSEELAREALTRAIHKLPLKARIIKREEGDA, encoded by the coding sequence ATGCTTATTCCCCGTCGTGTAAAGCACCGTAAGCAGCACCACCCGGGTCGCAGTGGCCAGGCCACCGGCGGCACCAAGGTCAGCTTCGGTGAGTACGGCATCCAGGCCCTCACCCCCGCTTACGTGACCAACCGTCAGATCGAGTCCGCTCGTATCGCGATGACGCGTCACATCAAGCGTGGTGGAAAGGTGTGGATCAACATCTACCCCGACCGTCCGCTCACCAAGAAGCCGGCCGAAACCCGCATGGGTTCCGGTAAGGGTTCACCCGAGTGGTGGGTCGCGAACGTCAAGCCGGGCCGCGTCCTCTTCGAGGTCGCCGGTGTGAGCGAGGAACTCGCTCGCGAAGCACTCACCCGTGCAATCCACAAGCTGCCCCTCAAGGCACGAATCATCAAGCGCGAGGAGGGCGACGCATAA
- the rpsS gene encoding 30S ribosomal protein S19, producing MPRSLKKGPFVDDHLLRKVVTANEANSKNVIKTWSRRSMIVPAMLGHTIAVHDGRKHIPVFVTETMVGHKLGEFAPTRTFRGHVKDDKKGRRR from the coding sequence ATGCCACGCAGTCTTAAGAAGGGCCCCTTCGTCGATGACCACCTGCTCCGCAAGGTTGTCACGGCGAACGAGGCCAACAGCAAGAACGTAATCAAGACCTGGTCGCGCCGCTCGATGATCGTCCCCGCCATGCTGGGTCACACCATCGCGGTGCACGACGGTCGCAAGCACATCCCGGTGTTCGTCACCGAGACCATGGTGGGCCACAAGCTCGGCGAGTTCGCGCCCACCCGCACCTTCCGTGGACACGTGAAGGACGACAAGAAGGGTCGTCGCCGCTAA
- the rpsJ gene encoding 30S ribosomal protein S10, producing MAGQKIRIRLKSYDHEVIDTSARKIVDTVTRAGATVVGPVPLPTEKNVVVVIRSPHKYKDSREHFEKRTHKRLIDIIDPTPKAVDSLMRLDLPADVNIEIKL from the coding sequence ATGGCGGGACAGAAGATCCGCATCCGACTTAAGTCGTATGACCACGAGGTCATCGACACCTCGGCGCGCAAGATCGTCGACACGGTGACCCGTGCGGGTGCGACCGTGGTGGGTCCGGTGCCCCTTCCGACTGAGAAGAACGTGGTCGTTGTGATCCGTTCGCCTCACAAGTACAAGGACAGCCGTGAGCACTTCGAGAAGCGCACCCACAAGCGGCTGATCGACATCATTGACCCGACGCCGAAGGCCGTCGACTCGCTCATGCGTCTCGACCTGCCCGCCGACGTCAATATCGAGATCAAGCTCTAA